GTAAGGCTGGTCTACCTGAATTACCAGTCCTAGGTTTAAACTTTAAACTCTTAAGTGAATTTGATCAAGTCGCTTATTATGGGAAGGGTGAAGCTGAAAATTATATTGATCGATCTGATGGTGCTAAACTGGGTATCTATGAGACGACAGTTGAGGCAAATACAACACCTTATTTGGTACCACAAGAATGTGGTAACCATATGGCAACCCGCTGGTTAACAGTTGCCAACCAGCAGGGGCAAGGACTTAAATTCAGTTATACTGGTCAAGCATTTGAGCATGCTGTCTTGCCTGCCTCACCTTTTGAATTTGAAAACGCACAACATCAATTTGAATTACCACCTTTTAATTATACGCATGTCAATATCATCGGGCAACAAATGGGTGTAGGCGGTGATGACTCATGGGGTAGCCCTGTATTAGCAGACTATACCATTGATTCAGCAAGAGACCTTATCTATCAATTTCTTATTTCACCACTCTAATCGCTAAATTTCATCCTAGGTGAAGGATATCACATAAAAATAAAATAATGTGATAGTTGTTAAATTCTTGAGGCGAGAGACTAGCTAGCTAATGGCCCAATGCCAGATAGTGAATTGAGACGAAGCCATCGACTGACCAGTTGATGGCTTTATCTATTTACGTACAATGATATGCTTAGTGTGACTGTAGGCGCTCATGCATACTTACTTAGGTAAGCCTGTATTAAGTAACGAATTTAATATTAAAAGTAATGAAACAATTAATTGACATAATGTCACAAAAAGTTAAATAAAAGATAAAAAAGATGAAGTAAGCGCTTTCTCTGTGTGTTAAGATTAATCTATAGAAGAAATACAAAAATTACAAGGAGACTTGATTATGAAAACTTGGAAAAAAGTTTTGGGAACTGCTGTTATGGCAGTAGGTGCTGTGGGCTTACTTGCAGCGTGTGGGTCATCGGATAAAGCAGCAAATAAAGACAAATCTGATACTGTGACAGTATGGGCATGGGATAAAACGTTTAATATCAAAGCGATGGAGGAAGCTGTCAAAGTATACGATAATAAAAAAGTTAAAGTTAAGATCGTTGAAATGACGCAAGATGATATCGTTCAAAAATTAACAACCCAATTAACATCGGGATCAAAAGATGGTTTGCCAGATATCGTATTGGTTGAAGACTACCGGATTCAAGGATTCTTAAAAACAAATGCAGATGCCTTTGAACCGCTAACTGACATTGTCAAAGAAAAAGATTTTGCTGCCTACAAATTTGGTGTTAATAAAATTGGTGACAAAATCTATGGTGTGCCATTTGACTCAGGTGTAACCGGCCTCTTCTACAGATCAGATTATCTTTCAGAAGCGGGTTACACGCAAGAACAAATGAACAATCTTACATGGGATGATTACATCAAAGTTGCCCGAGATGTTAAGGCTAAAACAGGTCATAACATCACTGAATTGAACCCTTCTGACCTTGGTCGTGTCCGTATCATGATGCAAGAAGCTGGTGAGTGGTACACAGACAAAGACAACAAGGTCTCTATTGCAGGTAACAAATCTTTAGCTTATGGTATGGGCGTTTTGTCTACCTTACTCAAAGAAAAACTTGTGACTGAAACATCTGACTGGGCGACTGGTATTAAAGCAATCAACGGCGGTGTTGTTGCAAGTACCCCACAAGGGTCTTGGTACTCATCAACAGTTAAAGCACAAGCAGATCAATCTGGTAAATGGCGGATTGCTAAAATACCTGCACTACCAGCTGGTATGGGTAAAGCACAAGCATCTAACTCAGGTGGTGCCCAATGGTACGTCCTTAAAGGTGGTGCAACAAAAGATGCCAAAGACTTTTTGAACAAAACGTTTGCAACAAATACAGACCTAATGGCAACATTAGCTAAAGATATCGGCCTCATTTCAACGATGAAGAGCGCCATCAATACTGAAGCTTACAAAACAGGTGATGACTTCTATGGTGGACAAAAAGTTAGAGAAGATTTCGCAACTTGGACAACTCAAATCCCACAAGTAAACTATGGTCAAAATACCTACCAAATCGAGTCTATTATGGCAGAGTACTTACAACAAGTTGTTAAAGGAAAAGACATCAACGACGCCTTAAAAGATGCACAAAAACGTGTTGAATCTGAGATTCAATAAGCGATAAAAATCTCATATTGTTAAAAGGCTAAGTAAGTGATTACGTAGCCTTTGTTATTGAAAAAATTATTGGAGATAGATGATGAAAAAAATAAAAAATCCATTAAGAAACGGAAACGGGTTCTTGGTAATTCCAGTAGTCATGATTACCTTACTTGTCTTTGTACCCATGGTCTTTGGGTTGATTACAAGTTTCCAAACTGGAACGCCGATGAATATGACCTTTGATGGTCTGGCAAATTACAAGCGCCTCTTATCTGATAAAACCTTCATTACAGCATTTAAAAATACGGTGCTATACTTGATTATTCAAGTGCCAATTATGCTATTTTTAGCGATTATTATTTCAAATTTCTTGAATGATAAAAAGCTGAAGTTCAAGGGTCTATTTAGAACAGCTATCTTCTTACCTTGTATTACGTCCCTCGTTTCCTATTCACTAGTGATGAAGTCAATCTTTGCTAATGATGGGATTGTCAACGAAATCTTGATGAGACTTCATTTGATTGCAGATCCGATTCAATGGATCACACACCCATTTTGGGCTAAGGTACTGATCATCATCTCTATTACTTGGCGCTGGACTGGTTACAACATGATTTTCTTTCTATCTGGTATGCAAAATATCGATTCTGAAATCTATGATGCTGCAGAGGTCGATGGTGCGTCTAAATGGGATCAGCTGATCAAAATCACCATTCCTAACTTAAAACCTATCATCCTATTTACCTCTATCACATCAACAATCGGGACACTGCAATTGTTCGATGAAATCGCAAATATCACAAATGGTGGGCCTGCAAATGCAACAGCTACGATTTCTCAATATATCTATAATTTGATGTTTAAGTTTACACCGCAATTTGGTTATGCGGCAGCCATGGCCTTTGTCGTCAGCATCATCATTATCATCCTATCACTCATTCAAACTAAAGTTGGAGGAGAAAAATAATGTCTAAAAAATTAGCAGCATCCTTTAAATATATCTTCTTATCAGTGATTTCCTTTATTTCTGTATTTCCCTTTATCTGGATGCTTTTAGGGACAACAAATAAGTCTATTGATATCACGACGGGTACACTCAAACTGGGTAACCAATTAATCATCAACTTGCGCCATTTATTTGAGAGTGACTTAAATTTCTCGCGCTCATTGCTAAACTCAGCCTTTATTGCGCTACTCACAACTATCTTCGCCCTCTTAATTT
The DNA window shown above is from Lactococcus paracarnosus and carries:
- a CDS encoding ABC transporter substrate-binding protein; this translates as MKTWKKVLGTAVMAVGAVGLLAACGSSDKAANKDKSDTVTVWAWDKTFNIKAMEEAVKVYDNKKVKVKIVEMTQDDIVQKLTTQLTSGSKDGLPDIVLVEDYRIQGFLKTNADAFEPLTDIVKEKDFAAYKFGVNKIGDKIYGVPFDSGVTGLFYRSDYLSEAGYTQEQMNNLTWDDYIKVARDVKAKTGHNITELNPSDLGRVRIMMQEAGEWYTDKDNKVSIAGNKSLAYGMGVLSTLLKEKLVTETSDWATGIKAINGGVVASTPQGSWYSSTVKAQADQSGKWRIAKIPALPAGMGKAQASNSGGAQWYVLKGGATKDAKDFLNKTFATNTDLMATLAKDIGLISTMKSAINTEAYKTGDDFYGGQKVREDFATWTTQIPQVNYGQNTYQIESIMAEYLQQVVKGKDINDALKDAQKRVESEIQ
- a CDS encoding carbohydrate ABC transporter permease, which codes for MMKKIKNPLRNGNGFLVIPVVMITLLVFVPMVFGLITSFQTGTPMNMTFDGLANYKRLLSDKTFITAFKNTVLYLIIQVPIMLFLAIIISNFLNDKKLKFKGLFRTAIFLPCITSLVSYSLVMKSIFANDGIVNEILMRLHLIADPIQWITHPFWAKVLIIISITWRWTGYNMIFFLSGMQNIDSEIYDAAEVDGASKWDQLIKITIPNLKPIILFTSITSTIGTLQLFDEIANITNGGPANATATISQYIYNLMFKFTPQFGYAAAMAFVVSIIIIILSLIQTKVGGEK